AGGGAACTGGAATGGCAGAGTTTGAGAAGGAGTTTCCTTCCAGGTTAATTGATGTAGGGATTGCTGAACAACATGCCGTGACGTATGCGGCTGGTCTCGCCGCTGATAATATGCGGCCGGTTATTTGTATGTACTCTACATTTCTGCAACGGGCATATGATCAGGTTGTGCATGATGTGGCAACCCAAAATCTTCCGGTGACCTTTTGTATTGATCGGGGAGGATTGGTGGCGGAAGACGGAACCACGCATCATGGGGCTTTTGATTTTGCGTTTCTGCGGCATGTTCCCAATATGGTGATTATGGCACCAAAAGATGAAAATGAACTTCAGCATATGGTCCAAACAGGACTGGTGCATGATGGGCCAGTGGCGGTTAGATATCCTCGCGGCAGTAGCCTGGGGGTGCCATTAGATTCTGAACCCACTCCTCTTTCAATTGGACAGGGTGAATTATTGTCTGATGGGCATGATGTGGCGATTATCGCCATTGGAGTGATGGTTTCGGAGGCTATGAAAGCAGCGGAGCGTTTAGAAGAAGAGGGTGTGTCGGTGTCTGTCATAAATGCACGGTTTGTGAAGCCTCTGGATAAAAATCTTATTCGGGATGTTGCCAAAAAAGTGAAGTGTTTAATTACGATTGAAGAAGGTTGCCGGATGGGCGGTTTTGGATCGGCTGTATTAGAGTTTTTATCAGAGGAAGAATGTTGGAGTATGCCGACCAAGGTGCTCGGGTTGCCAGATTGGTATATTGAACAGGGTCCTCAGGATTTGCTCCGGGAAAAGTATGGCCTCACGGCGGATGGTATTTATGATCAGGCCAAGGCGTTGCATGACCGGGTTTCCCTTCAAGCCGCAATACGTTAGATTATTTTCGTGTATATTTCTCGAAGAAAAACAAAGCAAATCCAGGTTGGATCGGTCAAAATTGGTGGCAATGCCCCCATATCGGTTCAGTCTATGACGATTCCTCATCCGAGGGATGTTGCTGGGACGGTAGAGCAAATTCAACAGCTAGAGAAAGCTGGGTGTGAATTAATCAGGGTGGCCGTGCCTGATATGGAGGCGGCTGATGCGCTTCCAAAAATAAAATCACAAACGACCTTACCCTTGATCGCGGATATTCATTTCGACCATCGTCTGGCATTAAAAGCCGCTAAAGTCGTGGATTGCGTCAGAATTAATCCAGGGAATATTGGGCCGTGGTGGAAAACCGAAGAGGTAATTCAGGCCGTCAATGACTATGGTATTCCACTCAGAATTGGAGTGAATGGGGGCTCGTTAGAGAAGCATCTTCTTGAGAAATACGGCTATCCCACAGCTGAAGCTCTTGCTGAATCGGCGCTGAATGCAGTCCATGCGTTGGAGGATGTTGGATTTACCAATATGAAGGTGTCCCTGAAGGCCTCTGACGTGCACATGGCAATGGACGCCTATTGGTTGTTTGCCCAACAGTCCAATTACCCTCTGCATATAGGCATTACTGAAGCAGGAACTGCAATGACTGGCGCTGTGAAGTCTGCTATAGGGTTAGGTTGGCTGCTTTCTCAGGGTATCGGCGATACCCTCCGGGTTTCGTTAGCAGCCGATCCTGTGGAGGAAGTCAAGGTGGGTTTTGAAATCTTGAAATCGCTGGAGCTTCGTCACCGAGGAGTCAATGTGATTGCTTGTCCGACATGTGGGCGAGTTGAAATTGATGTAGTGAAAATGGCGAACGAATTAGAGCATCGACTGGGGCATATTACCACCCCAATCACCGTGTCTGTCTTAGGTTGTGTGGTGAATGGAATTGGCGAAGGGAAAGAAGCTGATATTGGAATAGCCGGAGGACAAGGCGTAGGGATTCTCTTTAAAAAAGGGAAATTGTATAAACGTGTGCCATCTGAAGAGCTTCTTCACACTTTAATTGAAGAGGTGGAATTGATGGCCAAGGAGCAAGGTGGTGGTCAAGAGCCGAGCATCAATATTCCTGAGACACCTGATGTCCTTTCCGGTAATCCCTCCTCTATGGAAGATCTTTCCTTAAAATCAATACGGTCTGTTTCAAGAGAACTTCCCGTGTTGCCTCGTCAGTAATGGTTCCAGCCCTTCCAAGACTAAAGAAAGAGAAAGCCAGATCTTCTCTTGTACAAGAGAAAATAGACTTCTTATAATGATCCCGTCATGGCGCCGTACCCAAGTGGCTAAGGGAGCAGTCTGCAAAACTGCGATTCAGCGGTTCGAACCCGCTCGGCGCCTCCATTTATTCGGGTTTTATCAGACGTAGGTGTTAGGTTTTTGCGGAGAAAAAGAAGTAGACGCTCTTGAAATTTGGCAATTACCTCCAGGAGTAAAATAACAATGTCGGTACCTGTGTCCCAAATGTACACCGTAGCTCATTATGCTCTCTCACAGCACTTGCGGGGTGTGAAGCGATACCCTCTTGTGATGATGTTGGAACCGCTCTTTCGGTGTAATCTGGAATGTGCAGGATGTGGGAAAATACAATACCCGGACCATATTTTGAATCGACGCCTGACGCCTGAGCAATGTTTGGCTGCGGCTGATGAATGTGGTGCGCCAATTGTGAGTATTCCTGGGGGAGAGCCCCTCATTCATCCTGAAATGCCAGCTATTGTCGAAGGGCTTGTGAGGCGGAAAAAGTATGTTTATCTCTGTACAAATGCCATTCTGCTTGAAAGAAAATTACAGGACTACACTCCCTCTAAATACCTTACCTTCAGCATCCATATGGATGGCCTCAAGGAAGAACATGACCATGCCGTTTGTCGAGATGGCGTCTATGACGTTGCTGTGAAAGCCATTAAAGCCGCTTTGGCTAAAGGTTTTCGCGTAACGACCAATACGACATTATTTAATGATGCGGCGCCTGCTCGTGTGAGAAGATTTTTTGATGAGATGATGGAGTTGGGTGTGGAAGGCATGATGATCTCTCCTGGGTATAGTTATGAAAAGGCGCCGGATCAGCATAGTTTTTTAAGCCGTGAACGAACGCATTCGTTATTTGCGCAATTGCTGGCTCAACGAAAACGCAGTTGGCAGTTCAATCAATCTCCCTTATTCCTTGAATTTCTGATGGGGAAGCGAGAGTATGAATGCACCCCTTGGGGGAATCCCACGTACAATATTTTTGGTTGGCAGCGCCCCTGTTATTTATTGCAGGATGGGTACGTATCCACTTTTCGAGAATTAATGGAAGAAACGGAGTGGGAGCGTTATGGATCGGGACGACATGAACAATGCCGCGATTGCATGGTGCATTGTGGATATGAAGCTTCGGCTGTGAAAGATACCTTCAGTTCATGGGGTGGGTTTTTCGGCACCGTTAGGGCAACCCTGTTTCCCAATGCTGTGTGATCTCCTATTTTTTGTTTTTCTTTTCCTTCCTCAATTCCGATCATCTGGTAATCGTCTCAACGCCTTGCGGGAAGTATAGGGCCATTATGGATTCAGATATGTCCTCAATCGGTTCTCCTCAATCCTGGGAAGGTCGGTGTCTGCAACCTTCGAATGAGAAAGAATTGCACGAAGCCATGAATCTCGTGTTTGATTATAGGGGCGATGTGACGATTCAACTCAAAAAGGGGGAGCAGGTTGTGGGATTTGTATTTGATCGTCAGGAGGAGGCTCCTCAGCCGTATATACAGCTATTCCTGCCAGGGGATCAACATCCTCGGATGGTTTTATACCAAGATGTGGCTGGAATCGAATTTTCAGGTCAAGATACGGCGTTTGGTCGATCGTGGGAGGACTGGGCGCAAAAGTGGAAGAAGTCTGAGTCCAGCTCTTAACAATCTTAATAATACTATTCCCGCAAGCATTGTTTTCCCTTCATCGTTCTGAATCATCCAAATAATTCAAAACAGCTTTTGCATTTAATCCGATTCTAGGTGGGATGGGAATTTTTTTTCTCTCTCGACTCATTCACTGGTCTGTTTATTCTCCAAAAATACAGGCATGGAAAGGGTAAAGAGCCCGCAAGAACGTAGGAAATAATTGACGGTTGGCTTCTGACTGTGATAGAAGTCCTGAACTTTTTTGGGCCCAAGAGACCTATGTAGCCCAAGGGATTTTGAATAGGAAAAAACAATTGTTCCGGTCAGTCTGTTTATGGGCTTCAGAGGTAGACCATCATTCTTGGATTGAGGTCAGAATTTGTGGAAATGAGATGGAATGGCCTTGAGGCGGTCGTTGTTTCCGTGAGGGAAGCTCTGGCAGATATTTTGGAGAACGGGGAGTCAGGATTGATGTTTTATAGAAGGTTGTCCTTCACTAAAAAGATAAGGATCGGAAGAAGTAATTTTTAGAAGGAGTGATTCTGGTCTTTAAGTCTAGAGGGGCAAATTTTAGGTGAGGTAATGTGGAATTTGGCAAACCAAGATTCAGGTAAACGAGGGGGAACAATGAACGAGTTTCAATTTGTAAAAAGTCTTTTAGTTAGTGGTTTGGCTGTCATGGGCCTGTCGATGTCAGCATGTGGTGGTGGGGGTGAAGGTCCGCCGCAACCTCCTCCTCCTGCTCCTCCGGAATATGCAGATAAACATATGCCGTCGGGTTATTGGAATAATCCGGAGATCCTTGCAGAAGGGGAGGCGATTTTTACCGGTCAGCAGAATATTGATGTGAATTGCGCGAGTTGCCATGGTAAAGATGGAAAGCCTGTGAAGGCTGGTGCTCGCGATTTCCGGCGAACCGAGCAAATGGAGCTATATTCGGATGCGGTATGGTTTTGGCGAGTGTCTGAGGGGGTATCTGGTACAAAGATGAAAGCTTGGAAGAGCAAACTTTCAGAGGATGCCATTTGGAAGGTAATTGCGTATGAAGCCAGTTTTGGGCTCAAGGGCAAGGAATATGATGTTGCGAAAGGTCAATGGGTTCCTTCAGGAGGAGCTGGTGCCGCTCCTGCTGCCGCACCACCTGCGGATGGAGAGCCTGAAAAAGCGGCAGAGTAATCCAGGAATTGAATGAAAAAGAAGGAGGGCGGGGACCCTTGAAAACACTGAATCGCAGTCTATTGATATTTCTAGCGTTGGGCCTAAGTGGAGTGGCTACTGCCTTTGGGCAGGTTCCAGATGCTCCACTTGTAGATTTTCCCTATTCGGGGAATCGAACGGCCGTATGGGTTGTCGCCCAACTTCATATATTATTTGCGGCGTTTATTCTAGGCGCTCCGATATTTGCGGTTGTAGCTGAATGGCTTGGGTATAAGAATAACGATCCGAAGTATGACCGTCTGGCCAAGGAAGTCATTAAGGTTACAGTCATCCTGTATAGTATGACAGCCTTAACTGGAGGTTTGTTCATATTTGTCCTCCTGGGGACGTATCCTGACTTTTCGACATGGTTGATCAAGCATTTTTTCCTTGTCTTTGCGGTCATCTACCCTCTGCTGTTTATCCTTGAAACAATAATTTTGTATACCTATTTTTATTCATGGGATTCCATGAAGGGAGCGAAAAAAGGACGACATATCGCTCTTGGCATCCTATTGAATATAGTGGGAACGGTGACACTCTTTGTCATTGACGGACCGACCGCATTTATGAATACGCCGGCTAAAGCTGTGGAAGGCGTGTCATTGGTTGAGTTTATCCAGACCGCCAGCTTGTGGGACAAGATGGCTAACTTTAGCTGGATGCCCCTCAACCTCCATCGACTGGTAGGCAATGTGACGTTTGGTGGGTTTATTGCCGGACTTATTGCGGCTTATATGTTTATGGGATCAAAAACAGAAGAGGAGCGCGCATATTACGACTGGATGGGTTTTGTGGGAAACATGATCGGCGTTGGGGCGCTGTTGCTCCTTCCATTCATGGGTTACCTCCTGGCCTACGAGTTGTGTGATTACGACGCTTCCATTTGTCCATACATGATGGCTGACCAATTGTCGATGTTTTTTGAGATGCAGGGGGCAATGATCGGCCTGATCTTTCTGGCCAGTAATTATTACATTTGGTTAAGTCTTAAGCGAATACAGGGTGTAGAGCAGGTACGGATATCTGGATTCGTTGCAGTGGTGGTGGTGTTTATGCCGGCCATCATGGGATTTACCTGGAAAATGTTCCCTCCTCCTGAGTGGCAGTCTTTGATTGTCCTAGGAATTCTGGTCATTTTGCCTGTTGTGCTTGGGAAAGTTCCCGGTCTTAAGAATTTTACGGTGTCGGCATTCACCATGATTAAGGTTGGTTTTTTAATGATTGTGGTGGCAGATGCGATTTGGATGACACCTCATGGTTTTGTTCCGACCCAAGGCCTGGCCACTGAGGAATTGGAATTGCCGTCATGGGCGAGTGAGTTAGCGCTTATGCCAGCGAAAAATGCTGCAGCCTTTACACTCGTGTTCCTGACTGTGGTCAATTATCTGTTGTATAACCGGGCAATTAAGCGAGGAACAATCATCTGGGGAAAAATTGATTTCGCTTCACAGTTTGTCCTCATATTCCTCGCCTTTAGTGTGATTTGGACAATGGGCCTCATGGGCACGGTACGTTCATTGACGCGAAAGTATTACCATGTTTATAACCTCGTTCCTGATTTTACTCCTGAAGCGTTTACGCCGACCCTGGCATACTCGGCATGGTGGATAACAGGGGTGACTATTGTGTTTTACGCTGTTGTGAGTTTTGCCATTCTTGTCACGCTAAAAGCTGGAAGCTCGAAACCGGCCACATCATTGGCATCCTCGGTCCCGGCTGAAGCTAAATGAGAAGCTTGAAAAAAGAGGAAACAAATGGCTAACCAAAGTTTTGCCAAGAGTGTCATGAAAAAGACCACCTTGGGGGTCATTATTGGAGTGTTGTTGGTAGTTGGGGCCAAGTTTACCCATTTCCCACCAGTCTTTCAGGTCATGTTTTTTCTTTATGCAATGCTAGGGGCGTTGGTATTTATTCTTTTAGATGCTCCGGCAATGAAACGGTTGGAAGGAGTGAAGGCTGTTGGGGCTTTAGTGGTGTTTTACCTCCTGCTTTCTGGACTTTATATTGCCGGGGCGTCGATTCTGCCTCAGTTTGACCCTGAAGATGAAAAGGGGAAAATTGAAAAAGTCTTGAAACTTCGTCGCGCCCAAACGGAACAAGGCAAAGCGGATGAGTTGATTGCCAGGGCAAAGGAATTGGATGAACGGGCTAAAGCTATTTCCAAGCAACTGAGTTCTCTTGGAGCTGATACCAAAGTTGAGGTGGTGTCTACGCCAGGTCCGGCAGGTGGTGGAGCGGCCTCAGGCGACCTTGTGGCTCTTGGGAAAGATCAATGGGAACTTCAAGAGTGCTATAACTGCCATAAGCTGTATGGCCAGGGTGGGAAAAAGCGTGGGCCAGAGATGGATAATATCGGTAACCTCATGACCCCTGAACAGTTGAAGGAAAAAATTATAGATCCAAAAAGTTGGAAAGCAGAAGGATTCGATAAGGATTACGATAAAGGGAAAATGCCTGATAAGTATAAAGATCTGATGTTCCCCCAGGAAATTGATGCGCTTGTTGCCTTTCTTGCTTCGTTAAAAGACGAATCAGTTAAAACTCCGAAGCCAATAAAAATGAATTAATCAACATCTGAGGTTTTTCCTGGCTATGCAACCAAAATTGACAGCAAAAGCATTGTGTGCGAACAAGGAAGTCGGGAAGATTTCTAAGGTTATTGTTGATCCACTTTCCCACGAAATTAGTCATATTATCGTTCAGGAATTGAATGGCCACGGGGCGCAACGCCAGATTCCTATCGGCCAGGTTCAAGAGGTGGTGAGTGAGGAGGAAATTGTTCTTCGTTGTTCATCCGAAGAATTCGGTCAATTTCCAGTACTGGAGCGAGATCAGTACGTCACAATTAAGGAAGTGGAAATTGCGCATTTGGAGGATCATTTACATGTTGAACCTGGAGAAATCTTGGTTCCTTTGCCCCGTTTAGAGCAAGGGGTACCAAGGCGCACGTTTTTTACCAATATGACACATGCGATTGGAGCTTTAATTGCCTTGCCATTAGTGTTTCCTGTGTTGAAGTATCTCATGAAGCCAATGTTCAAACCCTACGATAATGCCTGGTTTTCGGTTGGCAATGTCAAAAAGGTGAATAAAGAGAATATTGGATTCCAATTCAAATTTACCCGTGGGTTTAAAGAAGCATTTATGCCGGAGCAACAGATTGAAAAAAATATTTGGGTAGTCAAGGCAACTCCGGCAGTTCAAAAAGCCGTATACCAGGGGAATGATATGAAGTTTTACGATAATAAAGGGGATGTTATTTGGGTAAACAAATCCAATTCTCCCTATATCGGCTACTCCGGGAAATGCCCTCATCTTGGTTGTGGGTATAAATGGAGAAAGACGAAAAACTTTCCGGACGGGGTGTTTTTATGCCCCTGCCATTTGAGTATTTATGATGAGGCTGGAAAAGTTATCGATGGCCCGGCACCTAGGCCGCTCGACGTTCTCCCTCTGCAAGTTGATGCGGGTGGAGAAGTGAAAATAATCGATGTGGAGTATAAAGCCGGGGTAAATAACCAAATTCGGCT
The sequence above is a segment of the Nitrospira sp. MA-1 genome. Coding sequences within it:
- the ispG gene encoding flavodoxin-dependent (E)-4-hydroxy-3-methylbut-2-enyl-diphosphate synthase, translating into MYISRRKTKQIQVGSVKIGGNAPISVQSMTIPHPRDVAGTVEQIQQLEKAGCELIRVAVPDMEAADALPKIKSQTTLPLIADIHFDHRLALKAAKVVDCVRINPGNIGPWWKTEEVIQAVNDYGIPLRIGVNGGSLEKHLLEKYGYPTAEALAESALNAVHALEDVGFTNMKVSLKASDVHMAMDAYWLFAQQSNYPLHIGITEAGTAMTGAVKSAIGLGWLLSQGIGDTLRVSLAADPVEEVKVGFEILKSLELRHRGVNVIACPTCGRVEIDVVKMANELEHRLGHITTPITVSVLGCVVNGIGEGKEADIGIAGGQGVGILFKKGKLYKRVPSEELLHTLIEEVELMAKEQGGGQEPSINIPETPDVLSGNPSSMEDLSLKSIRSVSRELPVLPRQ
- the hpnH gene encoding adenosyl-hopene transferase HpnH yields the protein MSVPVSQMYTVAHYALSQHLRGVKRYPLVMMLEPLFRCNLECAGCGKIQYPDHILNRRLTPEQCLAAADECGAPIVSIPGGEPLIHPEMPAIVEGLVRRKKYVYLCTNAILLERKLQDYTPSKYLTFSIHMDGLKEEHDHAVCRDGVYDVAVKAIKAALAKGFRVTTNTTLFNDAAPARVRRFFDEMMELGVEGMMISPGYSYEKAPDQHSFLSRERTHSLFAQLLAQRKRSWQFNQSPLFLEFLMGKREYECTPWGNPTYNIFGWQRPCYLLQDGYVSTFRELMEETEWERYGSGRHEQCRDCMVHCGYEASAVKDTFSSWGGFFGTVRATLFPNAV
- a CDS encoding c-type cytochrome, with translation MNEFQFVKSLLVSGLAVMGLSMSACGGGGEGPPQPPPPAPPEYADKHMPSGYWNNPEILAEGEAIFTGQQNIDVNCASCHGKDGKPVKAGARDFRRTEQMELYSDAVWFWRVSEGVSGTKMKAWKSKLSEDAIWKVIAYEASFGLKGKEYDVAKGQWVPSGGAGAAPAAAPPADGEPEKAAE
- a CDS encoding cytochrome ubiquinol oxidase subunit I, translating into MKTLNRSLLIFLALGLSGVATAFGQVPDAPLVDFPYSGNRTAVWVVAQLHILFAAFILGAPIFAVVAEWLGYKNNDPKYDRLAKEVIKVTVILYSMTALTGGLFIFVLLGTYPDFSTWLIKHFFLVFAVIYPLLFILETIILYTYFYSWDSMKGAKKGRHIALGILLNIVGTVTLFVIDGPTAFMNTPAKAVEGVSLVEFIQTASLWDKMANFSWMPLNLHRLVGNVTFGGFIAGLIAAYMFMGSKTEEERAYYDWMGFVGNMIGVGALLLLPFMGYLLAYELCDYDASICPYMMADQLSMFFEMQGAMIGLIFLASNYYIWLSLKRIQGVEQVRISGFVAVVVVFMPAIMGFTWKMFPPPEWQSLIVLGILVILPVVLGKVPGLKNFTVSAFTMIKVGFLMIVVADAIWMTPHGFVPTQGLATEELELPSWASELALMPAKNAAAFTLVFLTVVNYLLYNRAIKRGTIIWGKIDFASQFVLIFLAFSVIWTMGLMGTVRSLTRKYYHVYNLVPDFTPEAFTPTLAYSAWWITGVTIVFYAVVSFAILVTLKAGSSKPATSLASSVPAEAK
- a CDS encoding cytochrome c, which codes for MANQSFAKSVMKKTTLGVIIGVLLVVGAKFTHFPPVFQVMFFLYAMLGALVFILLDAPAMKRLEGVKAVGALVVFYLLLSGLYIAGASILPQFDPEDEKGKIEKVLKLRRAQTEQGKADELIARAKELDERAKAISKQLSSLGADTKVEVVSTPGPAGGGAASGDLVALGKDQWELQECYNCHKLYGQGGKKRGPEMDNIGNLMTPEQLKEKIIDPKSWKAEGFDKDYDKGKMPDKYKDLMFPQEIDALVAFLASLKDESVKTPKPIKMN
- a CDS encoding ubiquinol-cytochrome c reductase iron-sulfur subunit, with product MQPKLTAKALCANKEVGKISKVIVDPLSHEISHIIVQELNGHGAQRQIPIGQVQEVVSEEEIVLRCSSEEFGQFPVLERDQYVTIKEVEIAHLEDHLHVEPGEILVPLPRLEQGVPRRTFFTNMTHAIGALIALPLVFPVLKYLMKPMFKPYDNAWFSVGNVKKVNKENIGFQFKFTRGFKEAFMPEQQIEKNIWVVKATPAVQKAVYQGNDMKFYDNKGDVIWVNKSNSPYIGYSGKCPHLGCGYKWRKTKNFPDGVFLCPCHLSIYDEAGKVIDGPAPRPLDVLPLQVDAGGEVKIIDVEYKAGVNNQIRLL